The Gammaproteobacteria bacterium genome has a window encoding:
- a CDS encoding VOC family protein translates to MSKPITKGTHHIGLTVSKLEESADFFISLLGWKEVKRNEEYPAIYLSNGSIMLTLWAIKEEPSIQFNRHKNIGLHHVAFNVENEDDLNSIHKRLIENGARIEFAPERLGQGPAKHMMCYEPSGIRMEFIWLGK, encoded by the coding sequence ATGAGCAAACCAATTACAAAGGGCACGCATCATATCGGGCTTACCGTATCGAAGCTGGAAGAAAGCGCAGATTTCTTTATCTCCTTGCTTGGCTGGAAAGAGGTGAAAAGGAATGAGGAATATCCAGCCATTTATCTAAGCAACGGCAGCATCATGCTTACTCTCTGGGCAATCAAGGAAGAACCATCCATCCAATTCAATAGACATAAAAATATTGGCCTACACCATGTGGCTTTTAACGTTGAAAATGAGGATGACTTAAACAGCATTCACAAACGACTAATAGAGAACGGAGCCAGAATTGAATTTGCTCCGGAGCGATTAGGACAGGGGCCTGCGAAACACATGATGTGCTATGAGCCAAGTGGCATTCGAATGGAATTCATATGGCTAGGAAAGTAA
- a CDS encoding DNA-3-methyladenine glycosylase I, producing MSTTIVGPDGKSRCRWCGAAPEFLAYHDTEWGFPVSDDHRLFEKLSLEGFQSGLSWRTILAKRENFRAAFHDFDFDRIARFTQRDLDRLLKDEGIVRHRGKIEAVINNARRVQELVKREGSLAAFIWRYEPGMKERAKPQTASTSAESLALSKDLKKQGWKFVGPTTVYAFMQAMGLINDHVEDCVIRAKVERARKSFRRPGC from the coding sequence ATGAGCACGACGATAGTGGGTCCCGACGGTAAATCACGTTGCCGCTGGTGCGGTGCCGCACCGGAGTTTCTAGCCTATCATGACACTGAATGGGGTTTCCCGGTCAGTGATGATCATCGCTTATTTGAGAAATTGAGTCTGGAGGGTTTTCAATCCGGACTGAGCTGGCGCACCATCCTCGCCAAGCGCGAGAACTTCCGCGCCGCCTTCCATGATTTCGACTTCGACAGGATAGCGCGCTTCACCCAGCGCGACCTCGATCGTCTGCTCAAGGACGAAGGGATCGTCCGCCATCGGGGCAAGATCGAGGCGGTCATCAATAATGCGCGACGGGTTCAGGAACTCGTCAAACGGGAAGGCTCACTGGCAGCCTTCATCTGGCGTTACGAACCCGGCATGAAGGAGCGTGCAAAACCGCAGACCGCATCGACTTCCGCAGAATCGCTTGCCTTGTCGAAGGATCTGAAGAAGCAAGGCTGGAAATTCGTCGGACCTACTACTGTGTATGCCTTTATGCAAGCAATGGGGTTGATCAACGATCATGTCGAGGACTGCGTGATCAGAGCCAAAGTTGAGCGCGCGCGCAAGAGTTTCAGGCGACCGGGGTGCTGA